In Microbacterium profundi, the DNA window GCGAGCACGAAGCAGATCACCAGCAGCGCGACACGGTGGTAGATCGTCAGGCCCCAGAACGGCACAGACGGAGCGATGATGATCAGCGGCCAGTGCCAGAGATACAGGCTGTACGAGATGTCACCGGTGAAGCGCATCGGCGGTATCGACAGAAGGCGGGTCGGATACCACCAGCGATCGGTGTTCGACGCGGCGATGATCGCGGCGGCCCCGAGCGTCGGCAGCAACGCCGCATATCCGGGGAACGGGGTCTGCCCGTCGAAGCGGAACGCCGTGTACAGCAGCGCGATGATTCCAGCCCAGCCGAGCACGAAGCTCACAACGGCATTGCGCACGCGCAGCATCGGCACGAGGGCGATGACCGCACCGACGCCGAACTGCCACATGCGCCCCATGGTGACGAAGTACGCCGGTGCAGGATCGGTGATCGTGTATACGACGCAGAACACGAATGACGCCACCGAGACGAGGCCGATCGCGATCGCCGCGGCGCGCAGTCGATCCCCGCGGAACCACTTGACCGCGACCCATGCCGCAAGCAGCATGATCAGCGGCCACAGCACGTAGAACTGCTCCTCCAGCGAGAGCGACCAGTAGTGCTGCACCGTCGTGGGGTCTCCGGCCTGCGCCAGATAATCGGCGGAGTTGAAAGCCAGGTACCAGTTCTCCACGTAGAACGTGGAGGCGATGATCTCCTTGACCTCAGCGGGCAGCGCCGAGGTCGGTGTGAGGAACGGGACCGCCGCGACGATCGCGCAGAACAGCAGCACGAGCAGCGAGGCCGGCAGCAGACGGCGCGCTCGGCGCGCCCAGAACTGTCCGAGCTTGACCGTTCCGGTGGAGGTGAGCTCCCTCGCGAGATGCGCGGTGATCAGGAAGCCGGAGATGACGAAGAAGATGTCGACGCCGACGTAGCCGCCGCTGAGGCGGGCGGGCCAGAAGTGGTACAGCACGACGAAGAGGACGGCGATCGCCCTGAGTCCCTGCACGTGCGGGATGAACCGCGAGGTTGCCGCATGCTCCGGTGAGCGGTCTCGTCGACGCTGGGACCGAGTGGGAGCCGGAGTCTGCGCTGTGGAGTTCACGGCTACAACGGTATCGTGCGCACGCTGAGATCACGCGCACCGCCAAGCGGTGACGGGTGCCCCTCGATCACGTCAAGTGCGTGATCGAGCCGCCGAGCAGTGTCGCCAGCACCGGCATCGCGCGCAGCATCGACGGGTCCGCATCCTGCGGATCGGCAGCGCACAGCACCAGATCAGCGGGCTCGCCAGGACGGACGGCGCTGCGGACGCTCGCAGCGAGCGCCTCGTCGACGCTCAGCCGTTCTTCGGGATGCCACGGCTCGCGCTCGTCGTTCGTCCGATGCACCGCCGCCGCGATGGCCTGCCATGGCTCCAGCGGCGCCACTGGCGCATCGGAACCCAGTCTCAGCTCGGCCCCGACCCGCAGCAACGACGCCATCGGATACCCCACGGCCGTCTGAACCGCCCAGTACTGCTTCACCAGGTCGCGGTCATCGACCGCATGCTGCGGCTGCACGCTGACTGCGAGGCCGAGTCGGGCGAGACGGGCGAGGTCGGCGTGGCGCACCAGCTGCGCGTGCTCGATCGTTCCGGATGCGCCGGTCACGGTCACCGCGTCCAAAGCGGACGACACCGCGCGGTCGCCGATCGCATGGATGGCGACGGCGAGTCCGGAGCCGACCGCCTCCGTCAGAAGTCCGATCAGTTCGGCGGGCGGAATGTTCAGCACGCCGAAGTCGGCGGCGTCGCCGGGGTAGGCGTGCGAGCACGCGGCTGTACGCGTTCCGAGCGACCCGTCCGTGATGATCTTGAGGGATCCGACGCGCACGAGCCCGCCGGTCTCCGGCAGCACCTCACCGGTTCGAAGACCACTCGCGATGGCGCGCGCAAGGTCCGCCGGGTACACCGCGAATTCCACCCGCTGCGTATTGAAGCCGGCACTGGCGCGGCGTGCCCACGCATCCGCATTCCAGGCCATGTCGAAGTCGACGATCCCCGTCACTCCCCTGGCTGCGGCGGCCTGGCCTGCTGCACGCACCGCGAGATCGCCGTGCACAGGCTCCACCGCGTTCACGCGCTTCGAGATCTCGAAAGCGTCTTCTTCGCGCAGCATCCCGTCGGAAGAGACGAATCCCTCTCGCGCGAGTGCGGTGGAATTCAGCCACACACTGTGCACGTCCGCGTTGATCAGGTACGTGGGCTCATCTCCCGTCGCTGCGTCGAGAACCTGCAGAGACGGGGAGTCCGCCCACAACGCGTCCCGGAAACCTGTGCCGACGCGTCGGCCGTCGGCCAGCGGTGCGACGCCAGCCATCCGCGAGGCGGCGTCGACGGCTGAGACAGCGGCGCCCAGTTGTTCCCGTTCGGAAGCCAGAGCCCACTGCACGGTGTGAACGTGGTTGTCCCACAACCCTGGTACGACCCATGCACCGTCGGCATCGATGGTCTCGCCCCCTACTGGCAGGGCGCCGGCAGGGGCGATGTCGACGATCCGGCCGCCATCGATGTGGATGTCGACCGGCTCGTCGTCGACGAGGAACTCACGCCCTGGCCCCGCGACCCGAGCATTCCGGATCACCGAGACGTGGGTGCCGACCTCCGTCATGCCGTGCGACCGGGGCGAGCGTCCTGAGCCCTGCGCATCTCGCCGGCCAAGGCGGGGTTCGCATAGACGCCATCGCCCTGCAGTTCGGCGATGACGCGTTCGACGGTCGCGGCTTCCTTGTTCTGGCTGAGCTTGCGCTTGGCCACCACTCGCGTCGGCGTCAGACGGAATCCGACCGTGCCCGAGGCGAGCCTGCGCACGAAGGCCTCGTCGTTCGGCCGCTCCCACATGAGCCGCGGATCCGGCATACGTCCCTCGAAACGTTCGACCAGCCGGTCGAGCACCCTCAGGTTCTCGTCGTCGCTGAGGATCTCCGGCACGCCCGAGAGGTGCACCGCGATGTAGTTCCAGGTCGGCACGGCCTGCGTGTCGGGCCCGTACCAGCCGGGAGACACATAGCCGTGCGGGCCCTGGAACACGACCAGGAGTTCGCGCTCCCCCATGCCGTGAATCAGGTCATCGGGGCGCCCGACATGCCCCACGATGGTGAGGTCATCGCGGTCCTCGTCGAGCATCATCACGTAGTGCGAGGCGACCTGTCCGTCCGCCGCGCCGCTCACGATCGTCGCCCACGGATTCTGCTCGATGACACGTCGCATCTCGGCGACGTCGGCGAGAGTGAAACTGGGGTTCTGACGCATGCTCTCAGCCTAGATGCCTGCGCTCACTCGGTCTTCACGACCGGAATGGACTGAGTCTTCCAGTCTTCGAAGGCCTTGTCTCCCGCCATGAACGCGTCGACTTCCTCCGGAGTCGCCCGCAGCTTCGGGTCGTTGTCGAGGTACTTCTTCGTCTCGCGGGCGACGAGACCGGAAAGGATCAGCAGGCCGATGAGGTTCGGCAGCGCCATGAGGCCGTTCATCACATCCGAGAAGGCCCACACGACCCCCAACTGCACCGTGCAGCCGATGAACACGACGAGTGAGAACAGGATG includes these proteins:
- a CDS encoding acyltransferase family protein — translated: MNSTAQTPAPTRSQRRRDRSPEHAATSRFIPHVQGLRAIAVLFVVLYHFWPARLSGGYVGVDIFFVISGFLITAHLARELTSTGTVKLGQFWARRARRLLPASLLVLLFCAIVAAVPFLTPTSALPAEVKEIIASTFYVENWYLAFNSADYLAQAGDPTTVQHYWSLSLEEQFYVLWPLIMLLAAWVAVKWFRGDRLRAAAIAIGLVSVASFVFCVVYTITDPAPAYFVTMGRMWQFGVGAVIALVPMLRVRNAVVSFVLGWAGIIALLYTAFRFDGQTPFPGYAALLPTLGAAAIIAASNTDRWWYPTRLLSIPPMRFTGDISYSLYLWHWPLIIIAPSVPFWGLTIYHRVALLVICFVLAWLTKRFVEDPARTWKPLTTRPPKVTLWAALAAMILVGAVAAGGWAINAPAYQQGVQAIEDVRENPPACFGAASVLDESCAGTELDTILPAPGFAGVDRPSDEQCFIQLNDSRAKSCEFGSDDPDAPQVALIGDSHAFQLLSTFQGIAEREGWHLTTYFKGACPWNATPLATGGSFGAACSDWRAGVDAQLADRDFDVVFTSAISNTPYSSAGFESAHEAAVAGYQKAWSTMTDRGIPVITVVDNPVFETDPNKCLRTRDQAECSGARADVLLEDDPLRDAAEGAENVTLLDFTDVFCDEDTCKTVIGGANVYRDQDHLTVTFVDTLAPQYTQAMKDAMAAAG
- a CDS encoding amidohydrolase encodes the protein MTEVGTHVSVIRNARVAGPGREFLVDDEPVDIHIDGGRIVDIAPAGALPVGGETIDADGAWVVPGLWDNHVHTVQWALASEREQLGAAVSAVDAASRMAGVAPLADGRRVGTGFRDALWADSPSLQVLDAATGDEPTYLINADVHSVWLNSTALAREGFVSSDGMLREEDAFEISKRVNAVEPVHGDLAVRAAGQAAAARGVTGIVDFDMAWNADAWARRASAGFNTQRVEFAVYPADLARAIASGLRTGEVLPETGGLVRVGSLKIITDGSLGTRTAACSHAYPGDAADFGVLNIPPAELIGLLTEAVGSGLAVAIHAIGDRAVSSALDAVTVTGASGTIEHAQLVRHADLARLARLGLAVSVQPQHAVDDRDLVKQYWAVQTAVGYPMASLLRVGAELRLGSDAPVAPLEPWQAIAAAVHRTNDEREPWHPEERLSVDEALAASVRSAVRPGEPADLVLCAADPQDADPSMLRAMPVLATLLGGSITHLT
- a CDS encoding FMN-binding negative transcriptional regulator — translated: MRQNPSFTLADVAEMRRVIEQNPWATIVSGAADGQVASHYVMMLDEDRDDLTIVGHVGRPDDLIHGMGERELLVVFQGPHGYVSPGWYGPDTQAVPTWNYIAVHLSGVPEILSDDENLRVLDRLVERFEGRMPDPRLMWERPNDEAFVRRLASGTVGFRLTPTRVVAKRKLSQNKEAATVERVIAELQGDGVYANPALAGEMRRAQDARPGRTA